In Psychrobacter sp. P11G3, a single genomic region encodes these proteins:
- a CDS encoding carboxymuconolactone decarboxylase family protein, protein MTDSNTDNNPNYDNGLKVRTEVMGEQHVKRSLDAATGFTQPLQDWIIEHAWGSTWQDDSVLPRKYRSLITIAFLIAQKSPNELKGHIRGAINNGASVAEIREVLMHSLPYCGAPATQEAFRAAIDILNELEIDIDI, encoded by the coding sequence ATGACTGATAGCAATACGGACAACAATCCTAACTATGACAATGGTCTCAAGGTACGCACTGAGGTCATGGGTGAGCAGCATGTCAAACGCTCGCTTGATGCGGCCACAGGATTTACCCAACCGCTGCAAGACTGGATTATTGAACACGCTTGGGGCAGCACTTGGCAAGATGACTCAGTATTACCACGCAAGTATCGCTCATTAATCACTATTGCCTTTTTAATTGCTCAAAAAAGCCCAAATGAGTTGAAAGGTCATATACGCGGTGCCATTAACAACGGGGCCAGTGTCGCCGAGATTAGAGAAGTGCTCATGCACAGCTTGCCGTACTGCGGTGCACCTGCTACTCAAGAAGCGTTTCGCGCTGCCATAGATATACTGAATGAGTTGGAAATCGATATAGATATTTAA
- the lipA gene encoding lipoyl synthase, translated as MTTAVQTHVPAAKAKPKKAIQGEKLRGYDKVARIPIKVIPTVEAKKKPDWIRVKMSSPAEVARIKATLREQKLYTVCEEAACPNLPQCFADGTATFMIMGDICTRRCPFCDVGHGRPNELDKDEPRHTAETIQGLQLKYAVITSVDRDDLKDGGAGHFVEVLNESRALSPNCLIEILVPDFRGRMDIALDLLTETAPDVFNHNIETVPRLYKAFRPGSDYQHSLDLLKIYKERRPDIATKCGFMVGLGETEEEIYALLDDLKAHDVDMITIGQYLQPSKNHAPVDRYVHPDEFQRYMDYGKKIGFFSIWAGPMVRSSYFADRQYYGEDCPAPIRSKKALEAEGKLGC; from the coding sequence ATGACAACTGCCGTACAAACACATGTACCTGCTGCTAAGGCCAAACCAAAAAAAGCCATCCAAGGCGAAAAGCTGCGTGGCTATGACAAAGTTGCCCGTATCCCAATTAAGGTGATCCCGACTGTCGAGGCAAAGAAAAAGCCTGATTGGATTCGGGTAAAAATGTCCTCGCCTGCTGAAGTCGCTCGTATCAAAGCAACCTTGCGTGAGCAAAAGCTTTATACCGTTTGTGAAGAAGCGGCCTGCCCTAACCTGCCACAGTGCTTCGCTGATGGTACAGCCACCTTTATGATTATGGGTGATATCTGTACGCGTCGCTGCCCGTTCTGTGATGTAGGCCATGGTCGCCCTAATGAGCTAGACAAGGATGAGCCGCGTCATACCGCTGAGACAATTCAAGGTCTACAGCTTAAATATGCCGTAATTACCTCTGTCGATCGTGACGATCTAAAAGACGGCGGTGCGGGACACTTTGTGGAAGTGCTAAACGAATCAAGAGCACTTAGCCCAAACTGCTTGATTGAAATCCTAGTACCAGATTTCCGTGGTCGTATGGATATTGCATTGGATTTATTGACAGAGACTGCACCAGATGTGTTTAACCACAACATCGAAACCGTGCCACGTCTATACAAAGCCTTCCGTCCAGGTTCTGACTATCAGCATTCGCTAGATTTGCTTAAGATTTATAAAGAGCGTCGTCCTGATATCGCCACCAAGTGCGGCTTTATGGTTGGTCTTGGCGAGACAGAAGAAGAGATCTATGCGCTACTCGATGATCTAAAGGCTCATGATGTAGATATGATCACTATCGGTCAGTATCTACAGCCTAGTAAAAACCATGCGCCTGTCGATCGTTATGTCCATCCAGACGAGTTCCAACGCTATATGGACTACGGTAAAAAGATTGGCTTCTTTAGCATTTGGGCAGGTCCAATGGTACGCTCAAGCTACTTTGCAGATCGTCAATACTATGGCGAAGATTGCCCAGCACCTATCCGTAGCAAAAAAGCATTAGAAGCTGAAGGCAAACTTGGCTGCTAA